A region from the Mya arenaria isolate MELC-2E11 chromosome 2, ASM2691426v1 genome encodes:
- the LOC128214022 gene encoding acidic leucine-rich nuclear phosphoprotein 32 family member B-like encodes MAFFDRFNLYDDLYSHEQKLLRACSQIEVLSKRLKDLMKRYVIVKDCDVISHSHMLKYRMSIVQGVLEMYIRFAQRKKRVVMRMRSALYGEANPEADDSDESDSESNESSDHDESDNDSDESRDHDEGDIDSDDLSDHDGSDGEADEHENADL; translated from the coding sequence ATGGCATTCTTTGATCGCTTTAACCTCTATGATGACCTATACAGCCACGAGCAGAAGCTTCTACGAGCCTGTAGCCAGATCGAGGTTCTCAGCAAGCGTCTGAAGGATCTCATGAAACGTTACGTCATTGTGAAAGATTGCGACGTCATCAGCCATTCTCACATGCTGAAATATCGCATGTctattgtccaaggggttttgGAGATGTACATCCGGTTCGCTCAGCGGAAGAAGCGCGTGGTTATGCGAATGCGTTCGGCTCTCTACGGTGAAGCCAATCCTGAGGCAGACGACAGCGATGAAAGCGACAGCGAAAGCAATGAATCAAGCGACCACGATGAAAGCGACAATGATAGCGATGAATCAAGAGACCATGATGAAGGCGACATCGATAGCGATGACTTAAGTGACCATGATGGAAGCGATGGCGAGGCAGATGAACACGAGAATGCAGACTTGTAA